In one Microbacterium invictum genomic region, the following are encoded:
- a CDS encoding alpha-galactosidase — MTPQVVHLDAEGISLLIDTGASGLPRVLYWGASLGDLSGDGVLDVARALARQTPPATLDSAWETTMFPLEGDGWSGRPGFQARWDNDHLRPRWELMSHRSDDTKFEASARDAASGLIICVSVHVADGGVVWSNASVRHDGVAATSIEVEWLEPTLPVPTPATHLTSLDGRWSREKRPAVGELPPGSTVRQSRRGRPGHDAATIFALSEGPPRWDQGRVWATHAAWSADTSYRVDRLTESLTLLGSGELLRPGEIILRRGDEYRSPAVAFIFSETGLDGIAHRVHTWLRHRPHHPRSPRPFTLNTWEAVYFDHDPRELERLADTAAEVGVERFVLDDGWFVGRRDDTTSLGDWVVDSGVWPDGLRPLADRVHALGMQFGLWFEPEMISLDSDLARDHPDWLLHDPRHLEHDASLSWRSQYVLDLADERAFAHIRNRVDALIDEIGIDYIKWDHNRDLIESVHDGRPGTHAQTDAVYRLIRELKQRHPALEIESCSSGGARTDLGILDVCDRIWASDSNDPVERQDIQRWTGLLVPPELIGAHVGPAESHSSGRVTSLGLRMATSLMGSAGLEWNILACTPDEREAITRFAAVYKELRPLIHSSVVRHPTMRDPAWRVTSFIRPDGEEAVVVVATVSGLQDARAERLRIAGLDARRRFRVSVRTEFGELVAGWNIPSWLNAHAVHLTGRALATAGLQLPVMWPMQAIVLHLTPEE, encoded by the coding sequence ATGACCCCGCAGGTTGTTCACCTGGACGCCGAGGGGATCTCACTTCTGATCGACACCGGTGCCAGCGGGCTCCCGCGGGTTCTGTACTGGGGAGCGTCGCTCGGTGACCTCAGTGGCGACGGCGTTCTGGATGTCGCGAGAGCCCTCGCGCGGCAGACGCCGCCGGCGACGCTCGACTCGGCGTGGGAGACGACGATGTTCCCCCTGGAAGGCGATGGCTGGAGCGGTCGTCCGGGCTTCCAGGCTCGATGGGACAACGATCATCTACGGCCCCGATGGGAGCTGATGAGCCATCGAAGCGACGACACGAAGTTCGAGGCGAGCGCTCGAGACGCGGCGTCCGGCCTGATCATTTGCGTGTCCGTGCACGTTGCCGATGGTGGCGTGGTGTGGAGCAACGCCTCCGTCCGACACGACGGGGTGGCCGCCACGTCGATCGAAGTCGAGTGGTTGGAGCCGACTCTTCCTGTTCCTACGCCAGCAACCCATTTGACGAGCCTGGACGGTCGTTGGTCGAGAGAAAAGCGTCCGGCGGTAGGCGAACTCCCGCCGGGATCGACCGTCCGCCAGTCGCGACGCGGGCGGCCGGGCCATGACGCGGCGACGATCTTCGCGCTGTCCGAGGGGCCGCCGAGATGGGATCAGGGACGAGTCTGGGCCACCCACGCGGCGTGGTCCGCCGACACGAGCTATCGCGTGGATCGCCTCACGGAGTCGCTCACTCTCCTGGGAAGCGGGGAGCTGCTACGACCAGGTGAGATCATCTTGCGCCGGGGAGACGAGTACCGATCGCCCGCCGTCGCCTTCATCTTTTCCGAGACCGGTTTGGACGGAATCGCTCATCGCGTCCACACGTGGCTCCGCCACCGCCCGCATCATCCGCGCTCTCCCCGTCCTTTCACATTGAACACCTGGGAAGCGGTCTACTTCGATCACGATCCTCGCGAGCTCGAGAGGCTCGCGGATACTGCGGCCGAGGTCGGCGTCGAGCGATTCGTCCTCGACGACGGATGGTTCGTAGGTCGACGTGATGACACCACCAGCCTTGGCGACTGGGTGGTGGACTCAGGGGTGTGGCCCGACGGATTGCGGCCGCTCGCCGATCGAGTGCACGCCCTCGGCATGCAATTCGGTCTGTGGTTCGAGCCTGAGATGATCAGCCTGGACTCGGACCTCGCACGCGACCATCCCGACTGGCTTCTTCACGATCCTCGCCATCTCGAGCACGACGCATCACTGTCCTGGCGCTCGCAATACGTCCTCGACCTGGCCGATGAGCGTGCGTTCGCACATATAAGGAACCGGGTCGACGCACTCATCGACGAGATCGGCATCGATTACATCAAGTGGGATCACAACCGCGATCTCATCGAATCCGTGCACGATGGTCGCCCCGGAACGCACGCCCAGACCGATGCCGTTTACCGGCTCATCCGCGAGCTCAAGCAGCGGCATCCCGCTCTCGAGATCGAATCATGCTCGAGCGGAGGAGCGCGCACCGATCTCGGAATTCTGGATGTCTGCGATCGCATCTGGGCGAGCGATTCGAATGATCCGGTCGAACGGCAAGACATCCAGCGTTGGACGGGCTTGCTCGTGCCTCCTGAACTCATCGGTGCCCACGTGGGCCCGGCTGAATCGCACAGTTCGGGCAGGGTGACCTCGTTGGGCTTACGCATGGCGACCAGCCTGATGGGTTCGGCCGGGCTGGAGTGGAACATCCTCGCCTGCACCCCGGACGAGCGCGAGGCCATCACCCGATTCGCAGCCGTCTACAAGGAGCTGCGACCGCTGATCCACTCCAGTGTGGTCCGGCATCCGACAATGCGAGACCCCGCCTGGCGAGTGACCTCCTTCATCCGCCCCGACGGCGAGGAGGCGGTGGTCGTGGTGGCAACGGTGTCAGGCCTGCAGGATGCGAGGGCCGAGCGCCTCCGGATCGCCGGCCTGGACGCGCGTCGCCGGTTTCGCGTCTCTGTGCGGACTGAATTCGGCGAGCTCGTGGCGGGTTGGAACATCCCCTCATGGCTGAATGCACACGCGGTGCACCTGACGGGGCGCGCCCTGGCGACTGCAGGTCTGCAATTGCCTGTGATGTGGCCTATGCAAGCGATCGTCCTTCATCTGACACCTGAGGAGTGA
- a CDS encoding PfkB family carbohydrate kinase translates to MDAERGEEGRQSFVGVEDELPDARHDDAGEHVGDEVDQPVERVVDTTGAGDAFLAGYLAAYARGLTDGSAGLRTGAQWAAVMVGTEASIPPAWGSVPELSRTLLAEPVH, encoded by the coding sequence CTGGATGCCGAACGAGGAGAGGAAGGACGGCAGTCCTTTGTCGGGGTTGAGGATGAACTTCCAGATGCTCGCCACGACGACGCTGGGGAGCACGTAGGGGATGAAGTAGACCAGCCGGTAGAACGGGTTGTCGACACGACGGGGGCGGGGGACGCGTTCCTTGCGGGGTATCTCGCGGCCTACGCGCGCGGACTGACCGACGGCAGCGCCGGCCTGCGAACCGGAGCGCAGTGGGCTGCGGTAATGGTAGGCACCGAAGCGTCCATCCCTCCCGCCTGGGGGTCTGTACCCGAACTGTCGCGAACTCTCCTCGCGGAACCGGTGCACTGA
- the manA gene encoding mannose-6-phosphate isomerase, class I — protein MSSQLLRLEGVIRGYDWGSRGGISRALGDDATDAVEAELWLGAHPSAPARIIPASVGPSDLAEWERQTGQSIPFLLKLLSARSPLSLQAHPTTEQAAAGYAAEEAAGITRSARERNYKDPFAKPELIVALEDGFEALCGFREAAETLATVRHLAEVSPDPAPIREWEHILRGNDAVRSAFSWLLGGGRAIDRLLTTLTLAAAADPLRFELPNRIAHQYPGDVGIAICLMLNHVVLAAGEALWLPAGNIHAYLSGTGMELMGPSDNVLRGGMTSKHVDLPELLRVLDFSTGPSSKLVPERRSDHAVEYRPASVPTGQNVRFALVKVDGDVVVPTEGPAVGLVTRGEFFVSAGAVAGTFIRGSAFIVAGTKAIDVQGEGDLYLAVS, from the coding sequence GTGAGTTCGCAGCTGCTCAGGCTAGAGGGAGTCATCCGCGGATATGACTGGGGGTCGCGCGGCGGAATCTCCCGTGCTCTCGGCGACGACGCAACCGACGCGGTCGAAGCCGAACTGTGGCTTGGTGCGCATCCGTCCGCTCCCGCACGGATCATCCCCGCGAGCGTAGGCCCATCCGATCTCGCCGAATGGGAACGCCAGACAGGCCAGTCAATTCCGTTTCTCCTCAAGCTACTGTCAGCGCGGTCCCCGCTGTCACTCCAGGCTCATCCCACAACTGAGCAGGCGGCGGCAGGATATGCGGCCGAAGAAGCCGCCGGCATCACGCGCTCCGCGAGAGAGCGAAACTATAAGGATCCGTTCGCGAAGCCGGAGCTGATCGTCGCTCTCGAGGACGGGTTCGAGGCACTCTGCGGATTCCGTGAGGCCGCGGAGACGCTTGCAACCGTCCGCCACCTCGCCGAAGTCTCGCCTGATCCCGCACCGATACGGGAGTGGGAGCACATACTTCGCGGGAACGACGCGGTCCGCTCCGCCTTCAGCTGGCTGCTTGGAGGCGGGCGAGCGATCGACCGACTGCTCACCACGCTAACCCTCGCGGCCGCCGCCGATCCACTCCGCTTCGAGCTTCCCAATCGCATCGCACATCAGTACCCCGGCGACGTCGGGATCGCCATCTGCCTCATGCTCAACCACGTCGTCCTTGCGGCGGGCGAGGCGCTTTGGCTGCCCGCGGGAAACATCCACGCCTACCTGAGTGGGACGGGAATGGAGCTGATGGGCCCATCTGACAACGTGCTCCGTGGAGGGATGACCTCAAAGCACGTGGATCTGCCCGAACTATTGAGGGTGCTCGACTTCTCGACAGGGCCCTCGTCGAAGCTGGTCCCGGAGCGGCGGTCCGACCACGCTGTCGAGTACAGGCCCGCATCCGTCCCAACCGGACAGAACGTCAGATTCGCGCTCGTGAAGGTCGACGGCGACGTCGTCGTCCCCACCGAGGGCCCAGCCGTCGGCCTGGTTACCAGAGGTGAATTCTTTGTGTCGGCAGGTGCAGTCGCCGGAACGTTCATACGCGGCTCGGCCTTCATAGTCGCCGGCACGAAGGCTATCGACGTTCAGGGCGAAGGCGATCTCTATCTTGCTGTGAGCTGA
- a CDS encoding LacI family DNA-binding transcriptional regulator → MTVQQRATLEDVARLAGVSAKTVSRVFNQRELVNPATVERVMMAAKRLRFRPNTLARGLRRGGGTNTIGLMVGELGNPFYYKVAAALESELAAHGYGLVLATSDDTVEGEERVADALLAQRIAALVMIPVSDDQSYLEGERHLGTPVVAVDRPARNLVADSVLLDNRFGAYDATSRLIARGHRRIAYACNPASIYSQSERVAGYRKAIADAGGADARGWERLIDDRGVEPERLMRDLLSLSDPPTAVICGNNRMTIGALRAMKSLGDQQTALIGFDDFDTADVIGVSVISYDPTELGRQAARVALERIADPTGAAQSITLPTWVIERGTGERMPAVTQ, encoded by the coding sequence ACGCGCAACGCTTGAGGACGTCGCTCGCCTGGCGGGAGTGAGCGCAAAAACGGTGTCGCGTGTGTTCAACCAGCGGGAACTCGTGAACCCTGCGACGGTGGAGCGAGTCATGATGGCTGCCAAGCGCCTTCGATTCCGCCCCAACACCTTGGCGCGGGGCCTCCGACGGGGAGGTGGGACCAACACCATCGGACTGATGGTCGGCGAGCTCGGGAACCCCTTCTACTACAAGGTCGCGGCCGCCCTCGAGAGCGAGCTCGCCGCGCATGGTTACGGCCTCGTACTTGCGACATCTGACGACACCGTCGAGGGCGAGGAGCGGGTCGCTGACGCGCTCCTCGCCCAGCGCATCGCCGCCCTCGTCATGATCCCGGTTTCCGACGACCAGTCCTATCTCGAGGGCGAACGCCACCTCGGAACTCCCGTCGTCGCGGTCGATCGGCCTGCCCGCAATCTGGTCGCTGACTCGGTTCTCCTCGACAACCGCTTCGGAGCGTACGATGCCACGTCGCGCCTGATCGCGCGCGGCCATCGGCGCATCGCTTACGCGTGCAACCCGGCGTCCATCTACTCCCAATCCGAGCGGGTCGCAGGGTACCGGAAGGCGATTGCGGACGCTGGCGGCGCGGACGCCCGTGGATGGGAGCGCCTGATCGATGATCGAGGAGTCGAGCCCGAGAGATTGATGCGCGACCTGCTCAGTCTTTCCGATCCTCCGACGGCCGTCATATGCGGCAACAACCGGATGACGATTGGCGCCCTCAGGGCGATGAAGAGCCTCGGGGATCAGCAAACGGCCTTGATCGGGTTCGACGACTTCGACACCGCAGATGTCATCGGTGTGAGTGTGATCAGTTATGACCCGACAGAACTCGGGCGACAGGCGGCGCGCGTCGCACTCGAGAGGATCGCCGACCCCACAGGAGCCGCGCAGTCGATCACTCTCCCCACCTGGGTGATCGAACGTGGCACCGGGGAGCGCATGCCGGCGGTGACGCAATGA
- a CDS encoding sugar ABC transporter permease encodes MLPSVVVASIWKFILNPDKGLPSFLSSFGIQGFDKALLGQESTALWTIAFIDNWHYWGFLATLLLVAMQGVPTELYEAARLDGANLWHQLMHVTIPAIRPTLIFMFLMTGIWSFLVFDYVWVLTQGGPAGSSEVLGTLVYKTAFTEFDAGYAAAQGVSMAIFASFLLGLFILMRKRGWEI; translated from the coding sequence GTGCTCCCCAGCGTCGTCGTGGCGAGCATCTGGAAGTTCATCCTCAACCCCGACAAAGGACTGCCGTCCTTCCTCTCCTCGTTCGGCATCCAGGGGTTCGACAAGGCCCTTCTCGGGCAGGAGTCGACGGCGCTCTGGACGATCGCCTTCATCGACAACTGGCACTACTGGGGCTTCCTCGCCACGCTCCTGCTCGTCGCGATGCAGGGCGTGCCCACCGAGCTCTACGAAGCAGCGCGGCTCGACGGCGCCAATCTGTGGCACCAGCTGATGCACGTCACGATTCCCGCCATCCGGCCGACCCTCATCTTCATGTTCCTGATGACCGGCATCTGGTCCTTCCTCGTCTTCGACTACGTCTGGGTTCTCACCCAGGGCGGACCCGCCGGGTCATCCGAGGTTCTCGGCACACTGGTCTATAAGACGGCCTTCACCGAGTTTGACGCCGGCTATGCCGCGGCCCAGGGCGTCAGCATGGCGATCTTCGCCAGCTTCCTCCTCGGCCTGTTCATCCTGATGCGCAAGCGCGGGTGGGAGATCTGA
- a CDS encoding tyrosine-type recombinase/integrase has protein sequence MGAFTITRTAEHLLFGDGDEHLRLPSSQDGWFAAAVRRARNIDSDFPYVWPHDLRHTAASLAVSAGANVKAVQRILAHASAAMTLDAYADPFDDDLDYVAQALSRARDSQRTSSATTGRLASLWLCSSSPSRCSMCR, from the coding sequence GTGGGTGCGTTCACCATCACCAGGACCGCCGAGCATCTCCTCTTCGGCGACGGCGACGAGCACCTCCGGCTCCCCAGCTCCCAAGACGGCTGGTTCGCCGCCGCCGTCCGCCGAGCACGAAACATCGACTCTGACTTCCCTTACGTCTGGCCACACGACCTTCGACATACCGCCGCGAGCCTCGCCGTCAGCGCAGGTGCGAACGTCAAAGCAGTGCAACGGATACTCGCGCACGCCAGCGCGGCAATGACACTTGACGCGTACGCCGACCCCTTCGACGACGACCTCGACTACGTCGCACAAGCGCTCAGCCGAGCCCGCGACAGCCAACGCACGAGTTCGGCGACTACTGGAAGGTTGGCCTCCCTCTGGCTCTGCTCTTCATCGCCGTCGCGGTGCTCTATGTGCCGCTGA